The Aythya fuligula isolate bAytFul2 chromosome 1, bAytFul2.pri, whole genome shotgun sequence nucleotide sequence TTGGCCTCAGCTCACGTTCTAGAGGATGCATCTCTCACAGGGAcctaaaacaaaatcaaacttTCCCCTCTCTATGATTTCAGCACAATGTTTTCAAGAGCACCGCGCAGTACATGGGTAACAACAAGATGTTTTTGGCACATCCTTGATGGCTGCAGAAACTTGGCCTAAGTCCAGTTCCTGAAGATAACCACGGCCAGGTGCCTGAGACTTTGTTCCTGCCCGCCACCAGTGGCACCCCGCAGCCACGCAGCCGGCGGCCGGTGGCAGGCAGGTATTTTGAGAGATAAGCCCCGAACAGAACGCCACCTGGATCGCCTTCCACAGCCTGCCCTTGCCTCTCTCAGTATACAAAGAAGCTCAGTGTTATCTCACCATCGCAGCTGTCAATCTATTATTAATGCTGTACTTTTGTTAAGCATCCAGGAAAAGATGGGGTCACTCGAGTGACTCAtgtctttccctcccctccccactccAGCTctcattcttttcattcttttcctgcAACAAGAGAGCGCTGTGTTCTGAATGGGATTAAATATCGCCCAGCCAGCCAGTACCTGCACTGCACAGGCTGTCATCTGCTTTCATGGCAATCTTTGCTGCTAACCCCAACCTCTGCATGACAAGAAAGCACAGAGGTGCCCAGGATGGGGATCTCTCTTATATCGCACTATAACAATCTATAATTATCATTAAAGAGCAGATTGGCATGGCCTGGGCTGATGTACACCTGAGATCTCAATTGTAGGGCAGAAAAAAACTCTTGAAGGAACTGTGAAAGAtggatgaaaagagaaaaaaaaaaaaagcagagacattCTCTCTGAACACTTCTCCCTTGGCCCTTAATAAAGTCACATAGCTTCGGATCCAAACCGTGTAGTTCTCCTTAGGCTACCAGTCCGAAAATCTGCCAATTCTCACAAGGATCACTGGGAACACAAGAGGAACTGACACGGGATGACAGGACTTGAGGCAGACTCAACTCCAGAGACAGTggcaggagggaagagagaagaacCACGACTAACCCAGAGCTTCTCCACAGCACAGGTCTCCAGCAGCTCTCTCTCCTACGACTGTCTTTTCAGAATTCTCCTCGGGTCAAGAAATGACACACCTGTTTGCTggttcttggggaaaaaaaggcaggaatgcaggcagggcagaggaaTCTAGTTTCCAGTCCAAGAAAGAACAGCAAGACAATAAAGGCATTCATTTTAGCCACCATTCTCCCCTAAAGATTACCAAGACCAAGTGCCTGCCTTCTCTGAAGAGGAGTGATAGGGCGTGAAGCAGAGACAAGCCTACTTCAGTTTTAGTCAAGTATTCAAACTCGTCATCTTCAAAAGCACAAGGGAGCTGAATTTGCTTCCCACATGGAAGCAATTAATCTCAATTCCACAAAAGGAATTAGGATGAAGGATGCAAATGTTTTACATCGTCTGCTTAAACAGAACTCCCACTCCTCTAATGACAGGAGGCAcagagcttgctttcttcttgctgaTGCTTCCTTGTCACAGAAAGGGAAGTTTTAAAAGCTGCTGGCTCCCAAGGAGGGTCGACAATTAGAGCCCTGACACTACTCATGGGACCCGAACCCATGTCTGGAACAGTGATCCAAAAACTGCTGTCTTGTGAAGTTCCAACCTTACATTTGAGGCACTGTAGGAGAAAGAGGACACATGCTAACCCCTTTCCAAACACCCCTTTCCTCAACTACCAGCCTGCAATGTTTTCATCATTTCTCCCTCGCTATGGGTAATTTTGGGTAGGGGAGATGCTTGCGGGGCTACTGCTGTGGGACTCAGAAACTACTTTGAGAGCAATGGCAAGTACAAAGTGTTTGGTGGCTTAGGGTCTCATGGTTACTTCCTAATAGCTTTCCTGGTCATACCTTTGTAATGTAATCTAATTCATATAAAAGTCTTTTGCCACAAGACCCACATACGATGTTGTAGATATGGAGAGCAAATGATTTAGTGCCTAACTTAGACTTGAGCTTGCCATCACAATGATTGTGATCCAAACCACAGGATTAAAACTGAGGTGTTGGTTGcttaattttgattttcattcatgtttattccttgaaaaaaaatagagcttcTTAAACACATCCTAGTGACTTGTCTCTCGACTCTGACTTTTTAGAAGTGGCTGTCCTTTATCAGAGGTGACATCTCCCACTGCTCTCTGCTCCATCCTCTCCTGACAGGATCCAGCACTCCAGCTCTGGCAGCAAAGTCATCTGGGATGCGCTGTCCTTACCTCTGTGTGAAACTAGGAGgatatttatttacttgctcATAAAAAAAAGGCTTGCAGGAAACTTGTGCTGCCGGGGTGCAGGCCAGCCATAAAAGATCTGTCTGTGGGGAAGCTTATTTCCCTTGGGGCACTGTGGCGAGGAGTCCTGCTGTGGGGGTCGTGCTGTAGCCACAGCTGTGTGCAGAGAGGCGGCGGGTGAGGATGGGGAAGCAGTGCTCTAACACGTGcgctctctttccttctcccctgctTTTCACCCAGCAGTGCTCGGCTGCTGGCTGTCGCTGTGTGCTGCAGAGTCCTTCTTtgcctgcccttcctcctgcaaGTGCAACAGCGGCAACCTGGAAGTGGACTGTAGCGGCTTGGgcctctcctccatcccctcAGACATCCCCACGAACACCAGGACCTTCCTCTTTCTCAACAACAAACTCAGCATCCTGCCGGGCCCGGTGTTTTCCAACctctctgccctgcagaggCTGGACCTATCCAACAACTTCTTGGACCAGCTCCCTCAGAACATCTTCAGCGACCTGGGGAACCTGACGGAGCTGCAGCTGAGGAACAACAGCATCCGGGCCTTGGACAAGGACCTGCTCCAGCACACGGCCCTGCTGCGCCAGCTGGATCTCTCCATCAATGGCCTGGCCCAGATACCCTCGGGCCTCTTCGACGAGCTGCCCGCCCTCCGCTCCCTCTCCCTCAGGTCCAACCGCCTGCAGAGCCTGGACAGGGTGACCTTCGAGCCGCTgaccagcctgcagcagctccaggtcGGGGACAACCCCTGGGAGTGTGACTGCAACCTGCGAGACTTCAAGCACTGGATGGAGTGGTTCTCCTACCGAGGTAGGTGCTCGCGCAGCGGGAGCTGCTCGCGGGAAGGGAAGAAGCATGGGCCGGCAGATCAGGCTGACCTGAACTGCAGATCCTAGCAGACTGGCTGTAAAATCCTTAAAACAAGCATATTTGGACAGGTTTGTGTTTCCAGCTTTCCCCCAAAGGCTAGGAGGGTACCCACCATCAGGAATCCTGACGGACTGACACGGTTTCAGGAGCCGCGACTCCAAGCAAAGTGGCACAGTCTGCAGAAATGACGATCGAAGGCCTGACCGTCTGTCACTGCACCCATGAGTAGGGAAGGGTCTCAAATCATGTGGAGGGCAGCAGTCAGCTGTCACATCCCTGCTGATCACAGCCACGCTGAAAAGAGATTATCTGCGCCTATGGCTAGGCTGCAGTCTGAAATATGCACGTGTGAGAGCAGAAGCAAACAAGGATACGAGTGccactttcctcttctttttcttttttgactcTCATATCACACAACCCATTAAAAAcatagagttaatttttttttccctttcaaaagaaattgcCCAAACTCACCCAAGCATTTGTTTCAACATCTGTCACTGTTTCCACTGGGGGAGGGTGGGTTAGTTGTTAGAAGATGGTGCTGTGTGTCCGCTGTTATTTTGAGAAGACAGAGCTCGGTCCTacctttttgctttaatttctccttttctaaaaTGATTCTGCTGACACTTATGTAATTCAGCAAACAGCACTAGGCTGACTTAATAGATGGTTTCAGAGAGCTTTCATGTCTCAGCCTGGAAGATGTCTACACAGGTATCGTGAGCCATGAGCCGTACTCTCAAGTCCCACCTAGGTAGAAGCATCTCAGAAAGCTGCCATGGTTCAAGCCATTCCAGCAATGGAGGACTAAGGCATGCAAAACGTCTCTAAATGAGGCAAAACGATCATTTTAAAGGGTACCTCATGTGCTCTTTCTGTCTGGTGCGTAGAGGTGGAGccattcctccctccctccaccttTCACAAGCACTGTGGACCTGGCAACACGGAGGTCTGCAGCACTTCTTGACTTCAGCCTTAGCCCTGAACTCTAGAAACATCCCGTGCCAGGTCATGGCTGCCTTTTGGGGTAGGAAGATGCTCTTTGACTACTCTTTTTGTGATGCATTCACACGTCAGGCACTGGATTTATGGCTCCAAGGCTATAACAAAGCAGTTCCCCACTTGAAaattgcagtgctgctgtgcctgtcAGGCAAATCCTGGCCAGGTGCGAATGGAGTCAGAGGAACTTATCTCACCTGAGGCTCTAGCTctgtttgttgtctttaacTGCTTTACCATAGCGCTGCATCAGGATGAAGCTTGGTTCACTCCTGTTCTCTCTGTTGGGACAGGTGGGAAAATCGACCAGCTGGCATGTACCCTGCCCAAGGAGCTGAAAGGGAAGGATATGCGAATGGTGCCCATGGAGATGTTTAACTACTGCTCACAGCTGGATGACGAGAACAGCTCTACTGTGCTGGACAATACTGGCCCACCCTGCACAAAAGGCAGCCCGACTCCTTCCAAATCGAAATCGGGCTCAGAAGCAGAGGTGGAGCCCAGTGTGGGGTGCCCTCAGAAGCAGCGGTACAGGCCTGTGAGCGTGCGCCGGGCTATTGGCACTGTGATCATCGCAGGGGTGGTTTGCGGCATTGTTTGCATCATGATGGTGGTGGCGGCTGCTTACGGCTGCATCTACGCCTCCCTCATGGCCAAGTATCACCGGGAGCTGAAGAAGAGGCAGCCACTGATGGGCGACACAGAGGGGGAACACGAAGAGCAAAAACAAATCTCTTCTGTGGCGTGAAACTCTTCTAGGAAGGAAGGGACAGCGATGAACAAAGGTACCGGAGAGCAGTCGAGCATGGGGTCCTCCCAAAATACATCTTCCCAGACAAAAAGACAGACTGTGCTATTGCTCCACTCACCCAAGCAGTGCAACATGCTTCTGGGGGGTCAGGGCACCTGACTCTAATCTCTGTTCCTCTGCCCCAGGCCCATTTTGTGCCCTTTCACCCTTGGGCCCAGACAAATAAAATAGAGTCAGACCTCGAGTGCTTGCTGTGCCTCATGCTCTCGCACAGAGCTTCCCTCACATGCCTGCTGTGGAGGCAGCTGGCACCTCCTGGGAACCTGTGTCATCCTCTCAGCTTCAGTTGTGAGCTGTCCTCTATCCTGTCAAGAGCTGGCTGCAAACAGAGGGAGCAACTCTGTGAAAGCTTGCGTGAGGAGCAGGACACCCAAAGTGTCCGTGCCTCATCGTTTAGGgtaactgctgctgtgtgatgGTAACTTGCTGCCCACAGTACGGCTAAGAGCGCATCAGAAGGGAGGGAAGGTCCCTTGGGGGCGATAACAGGCAGAGGGAGATTGTCCTTGGCTCTTTTAAAGGTGGAGATACCATTAACATGCTGCTGGAGAGCACAGTGTCCCTCTTGTTGCTCCTGGCCAACTCCAAATCTGCCAGCGGCCACATCATCCATTCCAGGTGCAGGGACACAGAGCCATCCTCCTGTACACGCTTCCTGACTCGTTCTGATCCTAATGCACACGCACAGCCGCAGCTCCACCTCATCTGCGCGTGCAGAGCCACATGTGCACACGCTGATCTGCCCCGTGCATGCAGCCACGAACACATTTAGCCACTGTACCTTACTCTTAGCATAACGCTGCGCAGGACCTTCTGCTTCGGATGAAACCCATGAACTCTGCCACTGAGGAGCTACCACAAAACATCTCACCATAGTGCAGAGCCAGTGGAAACGGGCAGGAGAGGACAGGGAGAGGCAGAGTTATTGAGGTTAGAGCATGAGTCAGTGGAAATGACtacacagcatgaaaaaaaacggcatttttgttatcttttgtatgttttctgcgataaaaagagaaggcaaagatAGGAAGCCTCCATTCGGAAACGTTTGATAGGCACAGCAGATGTAGGCCATCAGGAAAGACACAGTGGAGAACGTGGCTCACCAGCCTAGCTGCTGTGAGCGCTGCTGAGGGGTCGTGTGGGCGCAGGGGGAGGTGGCAGGAGAAGAAGACACGCAGCCTGAGAGCCAGCATTGCTGGTGACTTCAGTGGGTATTCCTGGGCGAGGAAGATGACACCGGTGGTCGTGCATCCGCAGTGCCTGGGGATGGTGTGATGCTCGCCGTCAGGAACCAGGCTGGCAGCGAGCCCAGCTTGGCAGGGGGCTTTGTGAGGCACCTGTGCTCGGAgggcagcaggcactgcaggTGGGCCCTGCCACGGCACGtcagctcttcctcctgctccagctggatcCCCAAGCCTTCAGACACCTCCCCGCCCTCCTGCTCGCTGCTGCTGGACCCCTGTGGGAGCGATACCCGCTGGCTCCTCACCCCTTCTGGTCCCGGACAGGTTGTTGTGCTGACCCACGGGCACGCCGTGCCAAGCCTTTAATCAAAGCCTGGCGTGGCAAAATCCCTCCTGGCCTACCTAGGACCACCAGAGGCAAAGAGACGGGATGCTCTGGACTGTTTTAGCGTCACTTCCCTTTGACACGGGGCTGCACGGGACAGAGGAGGATGCTCTGCAGGAAGCAGAAGCCCAGGCTGCCCTGGAAGAAGGCCTGGGAGAAGCAGTCCACCCACGAGCACTTGCACACAGCGCACCCCCCTCTCCCAGCACACTGCTcgtggggaagaggaggaggaggaggaggggggctgGCGAGATGTGAGGAGGAAGGACTCTTCCCCCATGCACTGTACAGGCACTCAAACCATCCcatctgctgcagccccagcccgctCTGAAGGGCAGAACTGGTGCACTGCAGCCTCCTTATGTGTGTTACTGCTGCTCCACATTCCCAGCAAGCTGGGACTAGACTGCCTGCTGGATCCAAACCCCCCCACCGCCTCCCTCTCAGGGGAACTTCTCCCTTTACCATCCTGGACTCCGCAATCATACTTGAAACGGGACTTGAGTCAGAGCGGTATATTTATAGATCTATATTTTACTTGCATCAAATAATGGTGAAACATTGCACAAAACCAATGGGatctatgtgtgtgtgtgtgtgtgtgtgtgtgtgtgcgtgagTGAGcaagagagagagtgagagagattGTTTTTAAGGAGATAGACTAGAGGTGACATGAGtaggagggaggcaggggacagtgcaggggctggggaagggggaaatcCTCCTGACTCTGCACCTTCCCTGTGACCACCTCCTGTCCCGaccaatttttctttgttgctaataacattttctatattttgtgTTGTGGGGCTGACGACGACCTCGCCCATCCTTtcctatttgttttcattttgaaggcAGAAAGCCTGGATTCATCTCAACCCTAGGCGAGGGACTGCTATGTTTAGAAACCCACCCAGGAACGAAGAAgacagggaaggggagaaaagagtTGCTGAGAAACATGAAGGCTGGATGCTACGGGGAGTCCCGCTGCAAAGCAAGTGGAAGGACAAGGAGCTGTCCTCTTCCACGCAGAGCAGAGTAATGGGGTTCCCTGGGAAATGCCCTCTTTGTACCACTGCTGGCAAACAGGCTCTTAATCTCTTTCCTAGCACGCCTGGGAAGCAGGGGCTCCCAGTGCCCCTGCAGGCACGGCTAAGCATGGGGCAACCCCCAGTAAAGCCACCCTTTGCCCCAGGCAGGGCCACCGATGCCATTAGGAGGTACCTGCCCTCAGGAAAAGGTTTTCTGGAGCAGGCAGGTCCAACCAACAGGCCGGGGCCGCGTGTCCCTTAGGGGCTGGCAAGCCCACCAGAAACACCCCTTCTGCTCCCCGCCACCCCCTGGCCCCACACACCCACCTGTGGTACAGGCAGGCACATTTCCTGCAGGGAACAGATGGCacttgtaatttctttttctttttgttactgtttgaGGAAGAGCAACGAGATTTTCTAAAATGACTGAATGGAGGTTTCTTTGGCATGAGACAGATCATTTTTAAAGGTATATTATATTTCTGGCTTGTTGTTACAGAAGAATAATAAAGAATGTATTTTCCTATGCTCCTTCTTGTTTAAATGAGATCTCTGCGAGctgctttccctctcccc carries:
- the LRTM2 gene encoding LOW QUALITY PROTEIN: leucine-rich repeat and transmembrane domain-containing protein 2 (The sequence of the model RefSeq protein was modified relative to this genomic sequence to represent the inferred CDS: inserted 2 bases in 1 codon), which encodes MGCYKTEPKGKSARNRAIYNPDKVRWSEGGDEGKTERGRQPLMLKARTRSLGSRIWKELNRAHGKPAAGSQSHAGRGEEEAVXPGSRVEVAVGRAPPGKCSRLPFALVGSGSRREETSGGVQGRAIGTGEEQAGRLRGRLLRSVGPCARLAGGCEATLEKTTMLPASAGQRWRSRFLMRWQEACLLGCWLSLCAAESFFACPSSCKCNSGNLEVDCSGLGLSSIPSDIPTNTRTFLFLNNKLSILPGPVFSNLSALQRLDLSNNFLDQLPQNIFSDLGNLTELQLRNNSIRALDKDLLQHTALLRQLDLSINGLAQIPSGLFDELPALRSLSLRSNRLQSLDRVTFEPLTSLQQLQVGDNPWECDCNLRDFKHWMEWFSYRGGKIDQLACTLPKELKGKDMRMVPMEMFNYCSQLDDENSSTVLDNTGPPCTKGSPTPSKSKSGSEAEVEPSVGCPQKQRYRPVSVRRAIGTVIIAGVVCGIVCIMMVVAAAYGCIYASLMAKYHRELKKRQPLMGDTEGEHEEQKQISSVA